In a single window of the Agromyces sp. H17E-10 genome:
- the cydD gene encoding thiol reductant ABC exporter subunit CydD, producing MKPLDPRLVRRSRAARGFLVAGGVLAVVQAAAIIAVAWAIAGLVTGLIDGMPMADAAPLVALLVGGAGARALGAWGWELVGSSGAMRVKGELRAELLAALERRPSGVAGFPTARIATLLGPGLDALDDYFGRYLPQLVLTVVATPALIVAAWIADPLSGLILVIVLPLTPVFMALIGMATQSVQQRQWESLSALSRGFLEVVGGLSTLLLYGRAERQVGRIRTVTDGYRRHTMKVLRVTFLSGFTLELAASLSVALVAVAIGLRLVSADMLLGAGLFVLVLAPEVFLPLRNVGAAFHASAAGVTAAGDAFALLEAVEGADAATHVADVAMPRAELGDDSVGPERVTGAGTAGGASATGRGLELVGLTVRRGERVVVDDLTVSVPAGAVAAVVGPSGSGKSTLFAALLGFAPCSGSITLDGRRLAAGGERIAWAGQTPVLLAGTVGSNVRLGDETADESLLDEALRLAGVDVPAGREVGPGGSGLSGGQAQRVAIARAVHRLLARDLPLLLLDEPTSAQDPSREAELAHGLGRLAADGRTVLVATHRPDLVAAADLVISQEAARV from the coding sequence GTGAAACCGCTCGATCCCAGACTCGTCAGGCGCTCGCGCGCGGCCCGCGGCTTCCTCGTCGCGGGCGGTGTGCTCGCCGTCGTGCAGGCGGCGGCGATCATCGCGGTCGCGTGGGCGATCGCGGGGCTCGTCACCGGCCTGATCGACGGGATGCCGATGGCCGACGCCGCACCCCTCGTCGCGCTGCTCGTCGGCGGTGCCGGCGCCCGGGCGCTGGGTGCCTGGGGCTGGGAGCTCGTGGGGTCGAGCGGCGCGATGCGCGTGAAGGGCGAGTTGCGGGCGGAACTCCTCGCGGCGCTCGAGCGCCGGCCGAGCGGTGTCGCGGGCTTCCCGACGGCGCGGATCGCGACGCTCCTCGGGCCCGGGCTCGACGCCCTCGACGACTACTTCGGCCGGTATCTCCCGCAGCTCGTGCTGACCGTGGTGGCGACGCCCGCCCTCATCGTCGCAGCCTGGATCGCGGACCCGCTGTCCGGTCTCATCCTCGTGATCGTGCTGCCGCTCACGCCGGTGTTCATGGCCCTCATCGGCATGGCGACGCAGAGCGTGCAGCAGCGCCAGTGGGAGAGCCTGTCGGCCCTGTCGCGCGGGTTCCTCGAGGTCGTCGGCGGCCTCTCGACCCTGCTGCTCTACGGCCGCGCCGAACGGCAGGTCGGCCGCATCCGGACGGTCACCGACGGGTACCGTCGCCACACCATGAAGGTGCTGCGGGTGACGTTCCTCTCGGGCTTCACCCTCGAGCTCGCCGCGAGCCTGTCGGTGGCCCTCGTCGCGGTCGCGATCGGCCTGCGGCTCGTCTCGGCCGACATGCTGCTCGGCGCGGGCCTGTTCGTGCTCGTGCTCGCACCCGAGGTCTTCCTGCCGCTGCGCAACGTCGGCGCGGCCTTCCACGCCTCGGCGGCGGGGGTGACCGCGGCGGGCGACGCGTTCGCGCTGCTCGAGGCGGTCGAGGGCGCGGATGCGGCGACCCACGTCGCCGACGTGGCCATGCCCCGCGCCGAACTCGGCGACGATTCGGTCGGCCCGGAGAGGGTGACCGGCGCGGGCACCGCAGGCGGCGCGAGCGCCACCGGCCGCGGGCTCGAGCTCGTCGGCCTCACGGTGCGCCGCGGTGAGCGCGTCGTGGTCGACGACCTGACGGTTTCAGTGCCCGCCGGCGCCGTGGCGGCTGTGGTCGGCCCGAGCGGCAGCGGAAAGTCGACGCTGTTCGCCGCGCTGCTCGGGTTCGCCCCCTGCTCGGGCTCGATCACGCTCGACGGCCGTCGGCTGGCGGCCGGTGGCGAGCGGATCGCCTGGGCCGGCCAGACCCCGGTGCTGCTCGCGGGAACGGTCGGGTCGAACGTGCGCCTCGGCGACGAGACCGCGGACGAATCGCTCCTCGACGAGGCGTTGCGTCTCGCCGGCGTCGACGTGCCCGCTGGCCGCGAGGTCGGCCCCGGCGGCAGCGGCCTGAGCGGCGGTCAGGCACAGCGCGTGGCGATCGCGCGCGCGGTGCACCGCCTGCTCGCGCGCGACCTCCCGCTGCTCCTCCTCGACGAGCCCACCTCCGCCCAGGACCCGAGCCGGGAGGCCGAACTCGCCCACGGGCTCGGCCGGCTCGCCGCCGACGGACGCACGGTCCTCGTCGCGACCCATCGCCCCGACCTCGTGGCCGCGGCTGACCTCGTCATCTCCCAGGAGGCGGCCCGTGTCTGA
- a CDS encoding ComEA family DNA-binding protein has protein sequence MPPHDSPDPLAALDPSARRAPARVRLGVGAAVVLFIAAVVVAAVLSFASSGGGGQGTVGFDGSAGGGDASGGSAGSIATAAPPVVLVHVLGAVAKPGLVELDEGARVVDAIAAAGGLSADADPAGVNLARAVADGEQLFVPKVGEVAAGGAPAGGAGGAAGGAGDGKVHLNTADVAELDTLPRIGPALAQRIVDWRDANGPFTSTDQLLDVAGIGDAVYSGLVDLVAL, from the coding sequence ATGCCGCCTCACGACTCGCCGGATCCGTTGGCCGCGCTCGACCCCTCGGCGCGCCGTGCGCCCGCCCGGGTACGGCTGGGCGTCGGCGCCGCGGTCGTGCTGTTCATCGCGGCCGTCGTGGTCGCCGCGGTGCTGTCGTTCGCCTCGTCGGGCGGCGGCGGCCAGGGCACGGTCGGGTTCGACGGCTCCGCCGGCGGTGGGGATGCCTCGGGCGGCTCAGCCGGGTCGATCGCGACGGCCGCCCCGCCCGTCGTGCTCGTGCATGTGCTCGGCGCGGTCGCGAAGCCGGGACTCGTCGAGCTCGACGAGGGTGCGCGCGTCGTCGATGCGATCGCGGCGGCGGGCGGACTCAGCGCCGACGCGGATCCGGCCGGAGTGAACCTCGCCAGGGCGGTCGCCGACGGCGAGCAGCTGTTCGTCCCGAAGGTCGGCGAGGTCGCCGCGGGCGGTGCACCGGCCGGGGGAGCAGGGGGCGCCGCGGGCGGCGCCGGTGACGGCAAGGTGCACCTGAACACGGCCGACGTCGCCGAGCTCGACACGCTTCCCCGCATCGGGCCGGCTCTCGCGCAACGCATCGTCGACTGGCGCGACGCGAACGGGCCGTTCACGAGCACCGACCAACTGCTCGACGTCGCCGGCATCGGCGATGCCGTCTACTCCGGCCTCGTCGACCTGGTGGCGCTCTGA
- a CDS encoding MarR family winged helix-turn-helix transcriptional regulator, translating into MPVRSDSPDPPEVLLTRLVDHVFALSGRFLAVGDEITRPEELSAARWLVLGALQDGPSSPAEIARRRGLTRQSIRESVARLERSGHLVRTAGDDKRTFLVELTARGRAALARIEPRRRSWAEETAASVDAAELQAAVALLARLRAATADEPTTDAATDGAVADATDAADG; encoded by the coding sequence ATGCCCGTGAGGTCGGACTCGCCGGACCCGCCCGAGGTGCTGCTCACCCGGCTCGTCGACCACGTCTTCGCGCTCTCCGGGCGCTTCCTCGCGGTCGGCGACGAGATCACCCGTCCCGAGGAGCTGAGCGCCGCCCGATGGCTCGTGCTCGGCGCACTGCAGGACGGCCCGTCGAGTCCCGCCGAGATCGCGCGCCGACGGGGGCTCACCCGGCAGTCGATCCGTGAGAGCGTGGCGCGCCTGGAGCGGAGCGGGCACCTCGTGCGCACCGCCGGCGACGACAAGCGCACGTTCCTCGTGGAGCTCACGGCGCGCGGACGCGCCGCGCTCGCCCGCATCGAACCGCGGCGTCGTTCGTGGGCCGAGGAGACCGCCGCGAGCGTCGACGCCGCGGAACTGCAGGCGGCCGTCGCGCTCTTGGCGCGCCTCCGAGCGGCCACCGCCGATGAACCCACCACCGACGCCGCGACCGACGGCGCAGTCGCCGATGCGACCGACGCCGCCGACGGATGA
- a CDS encoding anthranilate synthase component I family protein: MPPRLRSRDLPSWCEPRVVFAERFAQRDHVVWLDGGDEGATGVSVLGAAHAGSPVVTADLASGTVTVRRPVGEADDDAPVVHRGGVFERLADTLALPQVALAAGETAPAPLGWFGWFGYELGAGLAGVPIADAETPDAAFVFLDRVIAFDHGARRTRLVWIESDDADAWADELAAELTSSAANAPMADGGAGARHPAPTPAAATQGAAPVAHWRHDATTYARLIGECQAAITRGDAYQLCLTNRVDLDVHPDPAGTYLALRASSPSHHGGYLRFGGFALCSASPEQFLHIEPSGLVSTKPMKGTRPRDADPVRDAALRAELLASDKERAENLMIVDLMRNDLGRIAELGSVSVEGLLEVEEYPHVHQLVSTVRARIAPPVSALDVVRAAFPAGSMTGAPKRSAMAILHDLERGPRGVYSGAFGYLGVDGGADLAMVIRSIVIAPSGASIGTGGGITALSVAEEEIEETRVKARALLAALGEASTRLD; encoded by the coding sequence ATGCCCCCTCGACTGCGTTCGCGCGATCTGCCGTCGTGGTGCGAACCCCGCGTCGTCTTCGCCGAACGCTTCGCGCAGCGCGATCACGTCGTGTGGCTCGACGGCGGTGACGAAGGGGCGACCGGGGTGAGCGTGCTCGGCGCCGCCCATGCGGGCAGCCCGGTCGTCACGGCAGACCTCGCGAGCGGAACGGTCACGGTGCGGCGGCCGGTCGGCGAGGCCGACGACGACGCACCGGTCGTGCATCGCGGCGGCGTCTTCGAACGACTCGCCGACACCCTCGCACTGCCGCAGGTCGCCCTCGCGGCGGGCGAGACGGCACCGGCGCCGCTCGGCTGGTTCGGCTGGTTCGGCTACGAGCTCGGCGCAGGGCTCGCGGGAGTCCCGATCGCCGACGCGGAGACGCCCGACGCCGCGTTCGTGTTCCTCGACCGGGTGATCGCCTTCGACCACGGCGCACGGCGCACGAGGCTCGTCTGGATCGAGTCCGACGACGCCGACGCGTGGGCCGACGAACTCGCCGCGGAGCTCACGTCGTCCGCTGCGAATGCACCCATGGCCGATGGGGGCGCCGGCGCGCGGCATCCTGCACCGACGCCGGCAGCCGCGACCCAGGGTGCCGCCCCGGTGGCGCACTGGCGCCACGATGCGACGACCTATGCCCGGCTCATCGGCGAATGCCAGGCGGCGATCACGCGCGGTGACGCGTACCAGCTGTGCCTCACGAACCGCGTCGACCTCGACGTGCACCCCGACCCGGCTGGGACCTACCTGGCGCTCCGCGCTTCGAGCCCGAGCCACCACGGCGGGTACCTGCGCTTCGGGGGGTTCGCCCTGTGCAGCGCCTCGCCCGAGCAGTTCCTGCACATCGAGCCGTCGGGGCTCGTCTCGACGAAGCCGATGAAGGGCACCCGGCCGCGCGACGCCGACCCGGTGCGGGATGCCGCGCTCCGCGCCGAGCTCCTCGCGAGCGACAAGGAGCGCGCCGAGAACCTCATGATCGTCGACCTCATGCGCAACGACCTCGGTCGCATCGCCGAGCTCGGCAGTGTGAGCGTCGAGGGCCTGCTCGAGGTCGAGGAGTACCCGCACGTGCACCAGCTCGTCTCGACCGTGCGGGCGCGCATCGCGCCACCCGTGAGCGCGCTCGACGTCGTGCGTGCCGCGTTCCCGGCGGGCTCGATGACCGGGGCGCCCAAGCGCAGCGCCATGGCGATCCTGCACGATCTCGAGCGGGGGCCGCGCGGCGTCTACTCGGGCGCCTTCGGCTACCTCGGGGTCGACGGCGGAGCCGACCTGGCGATGGTGATCCGCTCGATCGTGATCGCGCCGAGCGGCGCCTCGATCGGCACGGGCGGCGGCATCACGGCACTCTCGGTCGCCGAGGAGGAGATCGAGGAGACCCGGGTCAAGGCCCGTGCCCTGCTCGCAGCCCTCGGCGAGGCATCCACCCGCCTGGATTGA
- a CDS encoding DUF3626 domain-containing protein: protein MDPNPDPWRAALTAVAERSKPGGTLPAEARLVLHFHPESDLHGRPVLRRILEEGRYASQFVTGTSNGGLTAVPGGDRWHWESRLFGGAYDEHPSQLRPAYGALNLADDPYGAAPRFGSAYLRLRPEAIGRATFVYPDSAFQPELFGVADRLGLIDDFHADEPDELLNRYIEAQVHGGVSVPADVEAVVVDPSFDDDATLRIAEQAGIVVERHPGYRLDLAAVEANPEYRGEDTVEVARAIAVDGVLTPVVLGRARASGGYDPQLVKYVWHHLARFGREWPGDADA from the coding sequence ATGGATCCGAACCCCGACCCCTGGCGTGCCGCCCTCACCGCCGTGGCCGAACGCTCGAAGCCGGGCGGTACCCTGCCCGCCGAAGCACGACTCGTCCTCCATTTCCATCCCGAGTCCGACCTGCACGGGCGTCCCGTGCTCCGTCGCATCCTCGAGGAGGGGCGGTACGCCTCGCAGTTCGTGACCGGCACGAGCAACGGCGGGCTCACCGCGGTGCCGGGCGGCGACCGTTGGCACTGGGAGAGCCGGCTGTTCGGGGGTGCCTACGACGAGCACCCCTCGCAGCTGCGACCGGCCTACGGTGCGCTGAATCTCGCCGACGACCCGTACGGAGCGGCACCCCGGTTCGGCTCGGCCTACCTCCGACTCCGGCCCGAGGCGATCGGGCGCGCGACGTTCGTGTATCCAGACAGCGCATTCCAGCCCGAGCTCTTCGGTGTCGCCGATCGGCTGGGGCTCATCGACGACTTCCATGCCGATGAGCCCGACGAGCTGCTGAACCGCTACATCGAAGCGCAGGTGCACGGCGGAGTCTCCGTGCCGGCCGACGTCGAAGCCGTCGTCGTCGACCCGTCGTTCGACGACGACGCGACGCTGCGGATCGCCGAGCAGGCCGGGATCGTCGTCGAGCGGCATCCCGGCTACCGCCTCGACCTCGCGGCCGTGGAGGCGAACCCCGAGTACCGGGGCGAGGACACCGTCGAGGTCGCTCGCGCGATCGCCGTCGACGGGGTGCTCACCCCGGTCGTGCTCGGCCGTGCGCGTGCGTCGGGCGGCTACGACCCCCAGCTCGTCAAGTACGTCTGGCATCACCTCGCCCGCTTCGGACGCGAGTGGCCGGGCGACGCAGACGCCTGA
- the leuS gene encoding leucine--tRNA ligase gives MAHDHDPANAESGAYDFAAIQAKWLPVWDELEPFRAGAAGDTRPRKYVLDMFPYPSGDLHMGHAEAFGFGDIAARYWRHQGFDVLHPIGWDSFGLPAENAAIKRGADPREWTYANIAQQKASFRQYAPSFDWSRELHTSDPEYYKWNQWLFLKLYEKGIAYRKAGQVNWCPNDQTVLANEQVVDGHCERCGAVVTKKALTQWYFRVTDYADRLLDDLNQLEGTWPSKVVSMQRNWIGRSAGADVEFEIEGREGRIPVFTTRPDTLYGATFMVVAVDSPLAAELAEGASAEVQQRFDDYLDSVRAESDIERLATDRPKTGVFLERYAINPLNGERLPIWASDYVLADYGHGAIMAVPAHDQRDLDFARAFELPVRVVVDTNAPVTGVIPVIPLDENGDPYLPEDLPPLDPAGTGVALTGEGRLINSGPLDGLSKSNAIRRAIEILDERGTGRAAKNFRLRDWLISRQRFWGTPIPIIHCAECGEVPVPESELPVRLPDAAGLDLKPKGSSPLGAAEDWVNVACPNCGGPAKRDSDTMDTFVDSSWYYLRYLNANDDTQAFDPAQAEKWAPVDQYVGGVEHAILHLLYSRFITKVLFDLGYLSFTEPFTSLLNQGMVLMDGSKMSKSKGNLVEFASELTAHGTDALRVTLAFAGPPEDDIDWADVSPVGSAKFLARAWRIAGEVTSAPGVDWSTGDRALRRVTHRLLADAPGLAEAYKFNVIVARLMELVNATRKAIDSGPGAGDAAVREAAEVTAIILDLFAPYTAEDMWQRLGYEPTVALVPWRKADPALLVEDQVTAIVQVNGKVRDRLEVSPKITADELEQLARSSAAVVRTIGDSEIVNVIVRAPKLVNIATRG, from the coding sequence GTGGCACACGATCACGACCCCGCGAACGCCGAGTCCGGCGCGTACGACTTCGCCGCCATCCAGGCGAAGTGGCTTCCCGTGTGGGACGAGCTCGAGCCCTTCCGCGCCGGAGCGGCGGGCGACACGCGTCCGCGCAAGTACGTGCTCGACATGTTCCCGTACCCCTCGGGCGACCTGCACATGGGTCACGCCGAGGCGTTCGGATTCGGCGACATCGCCGCGCGCTACTGGCGCCACCAGGGCTTCGACGTGCTGCACCCGATCGGCTGGGACTCCTTCGGCCTGCCCGCCGAGAACGCGGCGATCAAGCGCGGCGCCGACCCGCGCGAGTGGACCTACGCGAACATCGCCCAGCAGAAGGCGTCCTTCCGTCAGTACGCGCCGAGCTTCGACTGGTCGCGGGAGCTGCACACCTCCGACCCCGAGTACTACAAGTGGAACCAGTGGCTGTTCCTCAAGCTCTACGAGAAGGGCATCGCCTACCGCAAGGCCGGCCAGGTCAACTGGTGCCCGAACGACCAGACCGTGCTCGCGAACGAGCAGGTCGTCGACGGCCACTGCGAGCGCTGCGGCGCGGTCGTCACGAAGAAGGCCCTGACCCAGTGGTACTTCCGGGTCACCGACTACGCCGACCGCCTGCTCGACGACCTCAACCAGCTCGAGGGCACCTGGCCGTCGAAGGTCGTCTCGATGCAGCGCAACTGGATCGGCCGTTCGGCCGGCGCCGACGTCGAGTTCGAGATCGAGGGCCGTGAGGGCCGCATCCCCGTGTTCACGACGCGTCCCGACACGCTCTACGGTGCGACGTTCATGGTCGTCGCCGTCGACTCGCCGCTCGCGGCCGAGCTCGCCGAGGGTGCCTCGGCCGAGGTGCAGCAGCGGTTCGACGACTACCTCGACTCGGTGCGCGCCGAGAGCGACATCGAGCGCCTCGCGACCGACCGACCGAAGACGGGCGTGTTCCTCGAGCGCTACGCGATCAACCCGCTGAACGGCGAGCGCCTGCCGATCTGGGCGAGCGACTACGTGCTGGCCGACTACGGTCACGGCGCGATCATGGCCGTGCCCGCCCACGACCAGCGCGACCTCGACTTCGCGCGGGCCTTCGAGCTGCCGGTGCGCGTCGTGGTCGACACGAACGCACCCGTCACCGGCGTCATCCCGGTCATCCCGCTCGACGAGAACGGCGACCCCTACCTGCCCGAGGACCTGCCGCCGCTCGACCCCGCCGGCACGGGCGTCGCGCTCACGGGCGAGGGGCGCCTCATCAACTCGGGCCCGCTCGACGGGCTCTCGAAGTCGAACGCGATCCGTCGCGCCATCGAGATCCTCGACGAGCGCGGCACGGGTCGTGCGGCGAAGAACTTCCGCCTGCGCGACTGGCTGATCTCCCGCCAGCGCTTCTGGGGCACGCCCATCCCGATCATCCACTGCGCCGAGTGCGGCGAGGTGCCCGTGCCCGAGTCGGAGCTGCCGGTGCGGCTGCCCGACGCGGCCGGCCTCGACCTCAAGCCGAAGGGCTCGAGCCCGCTCGGTGCCGCCGAGGACTGGGTGAACGTCGCCTGCCCGAACTGCGGCGGCCCGGCCAAGCGCGACTCCGACACGATGGACACTTTCGTCGACAGCTCGTGGTACTACCTGCGCTACCTCAACGCGAACGACGACACGCAGGCGTTCGACCCGGCCCAGGCCGAGAAGTGGGCGCCCGTCGACCAGTACGTCGGCGGCGTCGAGCACGCGATCCTGCACCTGCTGTACTCGCGGTTCATCACGAAGGTGCTGTTCGACCTCGGCTACCTGAGCTTCACCGAGCCGTTCACCTCGCTGCTCAACCAGGGCATGGTGCTCATGGACGGCTCGAAGATGTCGAAGTCGAAGGGCAACCTCGTCGAGTTCGCCTCCGAGCTCACCGCGCACGGCACCGACGCGCTGCGGGTCACGCTCGCGTTCGCCGGTCCTCCTGAGGACGACATCGACTGGGCGGACGTCTCGCCGGTCGGCTCGGCGAAGTTCCTGGCGCGCGCGTGGCGCATCGCCGGCGAGGTCACGTCGGCACCCGGTGTCGACTGGTCGACGGGCGACCGTGCGCTGCGCCGCGTGACCCACCGACTGCTCGCGGATGCCCCGGGGCTGGCGGAGGCCTACAAGTTCAACGTGATCGTGGCGAGGCTCATGGAGCTCGTGAACGCGACCCGCAAGGCGATCGACTCCGGCCCCGGCGCGGGCGACGCGGCCGTGCGCGAGGCGGCCGAGGTGACCGCGATCATCCTCGACCTGTTCGCGCCGTACACCGCGGAGGACATGTGGCAGCGGCTCGGCTACGAGCCGACCGTGGCGCTCGTGCCGTGGCGCAAGGCCGACCCCGCGCTCTTGGTCGAAGACCAGGTCACCGCGATCGTCCAGGTCAACGGCAAGGTGCGCGACCGTCTCGAGGTGTCGCCCAAGATCACGGCTGACGAGCTGGAGCAACTCGCCCGGTCGTCGGCGGCGGTGGTGCGCACGATCGGCGACAGCGAGATCGTCAACGTGATCGTTCGCGCGCCGAAGCTCGTGAACATCGCGACCAGGGGCTGA
- the cydC gene encoding thiol reductant ABC exporter subunit CydC: MSERTTRTRAVLRTSIPPIGRLLPAVLFGVASGGSTVALLACSAWLIARAAEQPPVLYLSLAIVGVRAFALGRAVFRYLERLTGHDAAFRQLAAIRTGVFERMLPVAPDGVADLRHGELLARFTGDVDELQNVSLRVVQPVVSALVVLAGAVVGVALVSPASAAAVAGCLVIGVGASLVVQHAVASRAERRLAPLRGELQAAVVEHAQSLETLVAFDAAAASRRRIEALGDRLARHARANASAAGAAAALMTAIGGFAVAASLLAGQPLLADGRIDGPTFAMLCLVPLAIAEVAAALPPAMTAWRLAGVSAERVAEAVPGETPAEIPVAPAAPAAAPRAGRPPRLTLVAASAAWPGARGAALSGIDLDLGPGERVLVRGPSGAGKTTLAHVLVRFLAVTGGEYLVDGIDADRLDPAAVRRLVGLVEQSPWLFDEDVRQNLLFARDTASDDELVDVLERVGLGDWLAERGGLDAEVGERGALVSGGQAQRIALARAMLAGFPVLVLDEPTANVDREQADALLADLLGAAGDDRTVVVISHTPVDPALVDRVVSIADGRLTEADRAPSAAHAAP, encoded by the coding sequence GTGTCTGAACGCACCACTCGCACCCGAGCCGTGCTCCGCACGAGCATCCCGCCGATCGGCCGGCTGCTGCCGGCGGTCCTCTTCGGCGTCGCCTCGGGCGGCTCGACCGTCGCGCTGCTGGCATGTTCGGCCTGGCTCATCGCCCGCGCGGCGGAGCAGCCGCCCGTGCTCTACCTGTCGCTCGCGATCGTGGGCGTGCGCGCGTTCGCGCTCGGCCGCGCCGTCTTCCGCTACCTCGAACGGCTGACCGGGCACGACGCCGCCTTCCGACAACTCGCAGCCATCCGCACGGGCGTGTTCGAACGGATGCTGCCCGTCGCGCCCGACGGCGTCGCCGACCTCCGGCACGGCGAACTGCTCGCGCGGTTCACCGGCGACGTGGACGAACTGCAGAACGTGTCGCTGCGGGTCGTGCAGCCCGTGGTGAGCGCGCTCGTCGTGCTCGCGGGGGCCGTGGTGGGCGTCGCGCTCGTGTCGCCCGCCTCGGCAGCCGCCGTCGCGGGCTGCCTCGTGATCGGCGTCGGTGCGTCGCTCGTGGTGCAGCATGCGGTGGCGTCGCGGGCGGAGCGGCGTCTCGCACCGCTCCGCGGCGAGCTGCAGGCCGCCGTCGTCGAGCATGCGCAGTCGCTCGAGACGCTCGTCGCCTTCGACGCGGCCGCGGCCAGTCGCCGTCGTATCGAGGCGCTCGGCGACCGCCTCGCCCGGCACGCACGCGCCAACGCCTCCGCGGCGGGTGCGGCCGCGGCGCTCATGACGGCGATCGGCGGGTTCGCGGTCGCGGCGAGCCTGCTGGCCGGGCAGCCGCTGCTCGCCGACGGCCGCATCGACGGACCGACGTTCGCGATGCTCTGCCTCGTGCCCCTCGCGATCGCCGAGGTCGCCGCCGCGCTGCCGCCCGCGATGACGGCCTGGCGCCTGGCCGGCGTGAGCGCCGAGCGGGTCGCCGAGGCGGTGCCCGGCGAGACACCCGCAGAGATCCCGGTCGCACCCGCCGCACCGGCGGCTGCACCACGGGCCGGTCGGCCGCCGCGACTCACGCTCGTCGCCGCCTCGGCCGCGTGGCCCGGCGCGCGCGGCGCCGCGCTGTCGGGCATCGACCTCGACCTCGGGCCGGGGGAGCGCGTGCTCGTGCGCGGTCCGTCGGGGGCGGGCAAGACGACGCTCGCCCACGTGCTCGTGCGCTTCCTGGCCGTGACCGGCGGCGAATACCTCGTCGACGGAATCGATGCAGACCGGCTCGATCCAGCCGCGGTGCGGCGGCTCGTCGGGCTCGTCGAGCAGTCGCCGTGGCTCTTCGACGAGGACGTGCGCCAGAACCTGCTCTTCGCCCGCGACACGGCGAGCGACGACGAGCTCGTCGACGTGCTCGAGCGGGTCGGCCTCGGCGACTGGCTCGCCGAGCGCGGTGGTCTCGACGCGGAGGTCGGCGAGCGCGGTGCACTCGTGTCCGGCGGTCAGGCGCAGCGCATCGCGCTCGCCCGGGCGATGCTCGCCGGCTTTCCGGTGCTCGTGCTCGACGAGCCGACCGCGAACGTCGATCGCGAGCAGGCCGACGCGCTGCTCGCCGATCTGCTGGGCGCCGCGGGCGACGACCGCACGGTGGTGGTCATCTCGCACACGCCCGTCGATCCGGCGCTCGTCGACCGGGTCGTCTCGATCGCGGACGGCCGACTCACGGAGGCGGACCGCGCACCGTCGGCGGCGCACGCCGCCCCGTAG
- a CDS encoding VOC family protein, giving the protein METTLHRVIVSVESAEAALAFYRDLLGLTVHAGGGITRLSDGAVEILLHERPSRPSDLGIALSFRVDDLDATCATWRRAGGTVVDPPAEQPWGEHLAVLRDADGHLVCLTQ; this is encoded by the coding sequence GTGGAAACCACCCTGCATCGCGTGATCGTCTCCGTCGAATCGGCCGAGGCCGCGCTCGCCTTCTATCGGGACCTGCTCGGCCTCACCGTGCATGCGGGCGGCGGCATCACGCGCCTGAGCGACGGAGCCGTCGAGATCCTGCTGCACGAACGCCCGAGCCGGCCGAGTGACCTCGGGATCGCGCTCAGCTTCCGCGTCGACGATCTCGACGCGACCTGCGCGACCTGGCGACGAGCCGGCGGCACCGTGGTCGACCCACCGGCCGAACAGCCGTGGGGCGAACACCTGGCGGTGCTGCGCGACGCCGACGGCCACCTCGTGTGCCTCACGCAGTGA